In Methanomicrobia archaeon, one DNA window encodes the following:
- the rpiA gene encoding ribose-5-phosphate isomerase RpiA — MSEDKKRREKEKAAEAASALIKDGMAVGLGTGSTAELAIRNIGKRIEEEGLRIVGVPTSLRTETIAIECGVPLTTLSEHPDLAICIDGADQVDAHINLLKGGWGSHTREKIVSYAAQRRVICVEEEKVGEQLTKPVPLEVLPYAVKVVEKQVRELGGTPVLRLDGSRGGYFATEHGNLVIDADFGAIRNPEEMNVALSSVVGSVEHGIFTNATEVYVGTEKGVKVLRRD, encoded by the coding sequence ATGAGTGAGGATAAAAAGAGGCGGGAGAAGGAAAAGGCAGCAGAAGCCGCGTCCGCTTTGATAAAAGACGGTATGGCGGTGGGTCTCGGTACGGGATCTACAGCAGAACTCGCGATACGGAACATCGGTAAGAGGATAGAAGAGGAAGGACTCAGGATCGTTGGCGTTCCCACTTCGTTGAGAACAGAAACGATCGCAATAGAATGCGGCGTCCCGCTTACCACGCTCTCCGAGCATCCCGATTTGGCTATCTGCATCGACGGCGCGGATCAGGTAGATGCGCACATCAATTTGCTCAAAGGGGGCTGGGGCTCGCATACCAGGGAGAAGATCGTCTCGTATGCAGCGCAGAGGCGAGTTATCTGTGTCGAAGAGGAAAAAGTAGGAGAGCAGCTCACTAAGCCGGTGCCTTTGGAGGTTTTACCCTACGCGGTGAAAGTGGTAGAGAAACAGGTGAGAGAACTCGGGGGCACACCGGTTTTGAGGCTTGACGGAAGTAGAGGCGGCTACTTCGCTACGGAACACGGCAATCTCGTAATCGACGCGGATTTCGGCGCTATTCGCAACCCGGAAGAGATGAATGTCGCGCTTTCCTCTGTCGTTGGCTCCGTCGAGCATGGGATATTTACAAATGCTACTGAGGTCTATGTAGGAACTGAAAAAGGGGTTAAGGTATTAAGGAGAGACTAG
- a CDS encoding (5-formylfuran-3-yl)methyl phosphate synthase has protein sequence MKLLVSPRDLEEAKSVIRGNADIVDVKNPKEGSLGANFPWVIRSIKELVDKEGGNGMEMSAAIGDFYYKPGTASLAALGAASVGADYIKIGLFRIKTREEAIDLLSGVVKAVKGFDPTKKVVSAFYSDYKRINSISPFEIAEIGKEVEIDVSMVDTGIKDGKTTFEFLSEDELTTFVSESKALGLETALAGSFTFEDIPAIKRIAPDILGVRGMVCGGDRNSQVQEELVTELRRKVSE, from the coding sequence ATGAAGTTGTTGGTAAGCCCGAGAGATTTGGAGGAGGCGAAGTCGGTGATTCGTGGGAATGCGGATATTGTAGACGTGAAGAATCCCAAGGAGGGTTCTTTGGGCGCTAATTTCCCCTGGGTCATCAGGTCGATCAAGGAACTGGTGGATAAGGAAGGCGGCAATGGCATGGAGATGAGCGCGGCGATCGGGGACTTTTATTACAAGCCGGGAACGGCGTCTCTGGCTGCTTTGGGCGCGGCGTCCGTCGGTGCCGATTACATCAAGATCGGGCTCTTCAGGATAAAAACGCGGGAAGAGGCGATCGATCTGCTGAGCGGCGTGGTAAAAGCAGTGAAAGGTTTCGATCCGACAAAGAAAGTGGTTTCCGCCTTCTATTCTGATTATAAACGAATCAATTCGATCTCACCGTTTGAAATCGCCGAAATCGGTAAAGAAGTGGAGATCGACGTCTCAATGGTGGACACGGGCATAAAGGACGGCAAGACCACCTTCGAGTTCCTCAGCGAGGATGAGCTGACGACGTTCGTCTCGGAATCGAAGGCGCTTGGATTGGAGACCGCCCTTGCGGGTTCGTTCACCTTCGAGGATATACCCGCGATAAAACGGATCGCACCGGATATACTCGGCGTTCGCGGCATGGTCTGCGGCGGCGATAGAAACTCTCAGGTGCAAGAGGAGTTGGTGACCGAACTGCGAAGGAAAGTTTCGGAGTAA
- a CDS encoding ATP-binding cassette domain-containing protein, producing the protein MIWVKEVYKDWKEFKLQEINLEVKQGEYFVILGPTGAGKTLLLETIAGFYIPDRGEIWIEGWNVTYVPSEKRGIGFIYQDYSLFPHMTVEQNILFGLRVQKAGATEANHTRVREILDWLSIAHLAHRYPGTLSGGEQQKVAIGRAIAIEPSILLLDEPLSALDRRTQDYMREELKRVKAEFGITMVHVTHDQTEAMLLADRIAVMMRGRVVQVGTPQEIFHKPLNEELADFVGMENILYGVIRQNEGGIAEIDGDMIGPICAVSEYTDGAVKIFVRPEDIILSRNKDGSSARNVLRARILELQDMGAVTRVKLDTRLVALITKQSREDLGLQKGDDVYATFKATSVHVVR; encoded by the coding sequence ATGATTTGGGTGAAGGAGGTGTACAAGGACTGGAAGGAGTTCAAGCTGCAGGAGATCAATCTGGAGGTGAAACAGGGCGAATATTTCGTTATTCTCGGCCCCACGGGCGCGGGCAAGACGTTACTGCTCGAAACCATCGCAGGCTTCTACATCCCCGATCGCGGCGAGATCTGGATTGAAGGCTGGAATGTTACCTACGTCCCCTCGGAGAAGCGGGGCATCGGATTCATTTACCAGGATTATTCGCTCTTCCCACACATGACCGTGGAGCAGAACATCCTCTTCGGGCTGCGGGTGCAGAAGGCGGGCGCGACGGAAGCGAACCACACGCGAGTACGAGAAATCCTTGACTGGTTGAGCATCGCGCATCTCGCGCATCGCTATCCCGGCACGCTGAGCGGCGGCGAGCAGCAGAAGGTGGCGATCGGGCGGGCGATTGCGATCGAGCCCTCGATACTCCTATTAGATGAGCCGCTCTCCGCTTTGGATCGGCGGACGCAGGATTACATGCGTGAGGAGCTGAAACGGGTAAAGGCGGAATTCGGGATCACGATGGTGCACGTGACGCACGATCAGACGGAGGCGATGCTGCTCGCGGATCGCATCGCGGTGATGATGCGGGGCCGGGTCGTGCAGGTGGGCACGCCACAGGAGATTTTTCATAAGCCACTGAACGAGGAATTGGCTGATTTCGTGGGCATGGAGAATATACTGTACGGGGTTATTCGCCAAAACGAGGGCGGTATCGCAGAGATAGACGGGGATATGATAGGACCCATCTGTGCCGTCTCCGAGTATACTGATGGGGCAGTAAAGATCTTCGTTCGACCCGAGGACATCATCTTGTCCCGGAACAAGGACGGCAGCAGTGCGCGAAACGTCTTGCGAGCACGCATTCTTGAGCTGCAGGATATGGGCGCGGTAACTCGGGTGAAACTGGACACCAGGCTTGTCGCGCTTATCACGAAGCAATCCCGTGAGGATCTAGGGCTGCAAAAAGGGGATGACGTCTACGCAACCTTCAAAGCGACGTCGGTTCACGTGGTACGCTGA
- a CDS encoding ABC transporter permease codes for MKIFSSWTWEQVKREKIFIFSLLLGSVLVAFVVITLGNMFYKQAEDFSGLIAVAVDPVVLKSIWISISMALAATLVAFVFGVPLAYFLARKNFWGKSVIEGIVDIPLMIPHVVAGIALYGVFMRYGVIGAPLRSLGIVVTDAYLGIVVAMLFMSLPYLVDTAREGFKEVDPRLENVARSLGASHWRTFREISFPLAFPSILSGAILTWGRAISEFSAVLILAYHPISAPILIYEKFTSFGLRVSRPISVLLISICLVIFIVLRLPRWRKR; via the coding sequence ATGAAAATCTTCTCGAGCTGGACATGGGAGCAGGTAAAGAGGGAGAAGATCTTTATCTTCTCGCTCCTGTTAGGCTCCGTTCTCGTCGCGTTCGTTGTGATCACGCTGGGAAACATGTTTTATAAGCAGGCGGAGGACTTCTCAGGGTTGATCGCAGTCGCCGTGGACCCAGTGGTACTGAAATCAATCTGGATAAGCATCTCCATGGCGCTTGCCGCGACGCTGGTTGCATTCGTCTTCGGCGTGCCGCTGGCCTATTTCCTCGCACGGAAGAATTTCTGGGGCAAGAGCGTCATTGAGGGCATCGTGGATATCCCGCTGATGATCCCGCACGTCGTCGCGGGCATTGCGCTCTATGGGGTCTTTATGCGGTACGGGGTGATTGGCGCGCCGCTGCGATCGCTGGGGATTGTCGTTACGGATGCGTACCTGGGGATTGTGGTAGCGATGCTTTTCATGAGCCTCCCGTATCTCGTCGACACGGCGCGAGAGGGTTTTAAAGAGGTAGATCCGCGATTGGAGAATGTGGCACGCTCTTTGGGTGCCTCGCATTGGCGGACGTTCCGCGAGATCTCCTTCCCGCTCGCCTTCCCGTCGATCTTGAGCGGGGCGATACTCACCTGGGGCCGCGCGATCAGTGAGTTCTCGGCCGTTCTCATTCTCGCATATCACCCGATCTCCGCGCCGATTTTAATTTACGAGAAATTTACCTCGTTTGGACTGCGAGTGTCACGCCCGATTTCCGTGCTGCTCATCTCGATCTGTCTGGTGATTTTTATAGTGCTGCGGCTGCCGCGATGGAGGAAGCGATGA